The Zerene cesonia ecotype Mississippi chromosome 11, Zerene_cesonia_1.1, whole genome shotgun sequence sequence tgcgaaagtttgtaaggatatgtgtgtgtttgttactctttctcgcaaaaactactgaactgattgcaattaaatttggtacgtagacaggtgGAGAAttggaaaaacatataggcaactttttatcccgatattcctacgggatacgcacctacgcgggtaaaaccgtgGGGCGGTTTTCTAGTTATTGCAATAGAGGTAAAAAacctaaataacaataaccaAGCACTTAGCTCAAATAGATTcaacacattatttatttatataataggtcTGATTATACAAAACggaaaggtgactgactgatcaATCCAGGCTGAaattggcatgcagatagctATAATTTAGTCATCCGGAAAGAAAGAAAGTCCTTTAAGGGGATATAATAgaggatgaaagtttgtaccatgaaaattcattatgaccacgggtgaagctgcgggcaacatcttatagatatataaaaaagacagAAACAAACTATTAAGTTTTAGCCCGTATGTCAGGAGTTATGATTAAGATGGGTTCAGTGAATACGCGTGCAGATTTCGAATTAGTTTTATTCTTTGAatgttgtatgtttgttattattgcaGCAGAGATATGATGAAAGTATATCGTATAACTTGTTGGAAGTTTCCcaatattcaataacataGTAGAGAGATTTGAGAGAgagagaatttaatttttatagtactgcgccccgtggtttcacccgtgtaagtccgtattccgtcagaatatcggtataaaaagttgctatatgttattccagttgcccagctgtctacgtaccaaatttcattgcaatcggttcagtagttttttcgtgaaagagcaagaaacgcacacacatccttacaaactttcgcatttataatattagtaggaagtaggatatgtGGCAGATTCATGAAGCTCTTTCTATGCTTGAGTTCGTTTTGAAACGTGTCTCACCGATATGACTTGACGTTAAGATTTGATATTACAAGAAAAGGCTCCAAGGTTGCAAAAAAGGTACCTCATAAGGACTACGTGTTTCCTATCTTTAGAGATTATCTTTTTACAGATTGAAAGGCTTCAGGATCAGCTAAGCAAAGACAACGTCGCCCTTAGCGGTTTAGGGTTCTTCTATTTAACAAGAACAGTGTTATTGCAAGtaagtaaaacaattttagaCCATTACTAATTCAcgattatacatacatacattttattcaataaacttTCTCTAAATCCGTACCTAATAATATGTGAAAAGCCTTCGTCGTCGtcgtttgttattctttcagaTTTTGGAATGTTTTTCATTAGGATATTTGTGGTTGCTAATAGGCGGGTAGATTAGTggtataggctactttttgtCCCGGCGAAGTACCTTGCGGATAAGGTCGCGGGGAATAGTAAGTATAGTATAATACTAACCATTTAATATACTGTGACATTTTATGCTTTTTCTTTATACGACGGAAGAATAAGTCGttcattatattcaaatcACATTTCCTTGCCTATTTAGCAAAGATAAACAATccgaatttaatattgaaaatgtttatattgttcCAGGTTGCAAGCTCCGTGGTAACCTACGTGCTTGTATTAATTCAATACGACAATTCAGATAAAAGCTAAGTCCGTAACcctgtaaataaaactatgtatataaGAATGTAGATTCTACAAATATCCTtactatccctactaatattactcTTCTCTTATGAATAACTTTACAATACGGGTTAGTTTTTCCGGAGAACCCCATTCTTTTGACTCCGCAAGTAAAGACACGGGCGGATAACTAGCAAATCAAGCGTCAGCTCAATGTtcaataatgttgttttaataacgTTCGGAAACCAAAAGTtttgttaacataaaaaaattctgatATAATATTCATGCGTTGGTGTTTCGGGGTATAAAATAAGGTTCAAGCTGTACAAAAATTCGAATGGAACACATAAGTTATAATGGAAACCGGTTGAGGAATAATGGATTAAACTTTATCGTTCTGAAAAAACGATTTTTGTAACACGGCTATGTGGGTTCGCGATAagattttcatttgtttaataagGTGCAACACGTTCTGCATTCAGTGGAACTATAAACCAAActgttttacttaaaattactttatgaaTAATGCTGTATTAGTCAATaaagagatttatatattatcgaTATAAACTTGGTATTATTTCTTTACCAAAGACTTTATGCATagaatttacatacaatatagtTAATTAAAGTAGTAATAAAGTgttatcgtttttatttacgtaCTAAACAAAAGGAGGAAGTTACTCAATTTAACTATGGGATTCGTCCGTCGGTCGTTGAGTATTTATACGTTACACGACGTTTTTATCGCGTAATCTTTCTTAAAACTATGCAGTACATCAAACCCTAACCAGCAGCAACGAACGATTCCATATACAAATAACAGGCCAACAATGTCACCCAAGtaatattgcaattaaatctataattataaaataaagctgaagagtttgtttgtatgaatgcactaatctcaggaactattgatCCAATTTAACAATACTTTTACCTTTGCATATGCACCTTATTCttaagtgttatttattagctaTATATCGGTAGTAACTTAAGAAAGTTAGTTAACatacatgaatataataatattaattgttttatgtaagtaCTACAACGCATATATTAGTAAtccattaatatattacatgtaGTACAGTTTCTGAGCAAATCTTCACACTCGCAGGTACTACTACTCGCCAATAGATTACCTTTTAGCTCACAGAACCTAGACacttataaatctatattacaGAAACcgataaaatacatatgttgCTTAATTGGTAtgctacaaaaatataataaatttttacgatACATTTCCAAGTCATTTCTAGAATTACATGTTCAGCTCAGGGTATAATTTACTAAACTTTTACAAccttaattgatattttcataCACGTATATAAGGGTTGAATTTCTccataatgtttatttgaaacctAGTACGGATCTAAGCCGTACTGCATTCAACTGATCGTTTATCAAGGTAAGTACGTGTGTGCAAGTGTGCATTCGGTTGTGTAAATATTGgtagtaaataacaaataaaaatcgatgtcttattcgttatttataaagaaacgtTCACCACGTATTTTTGTCAGATcttattactatataaatagtgttaaaataatgaacatgtatgtagtataatataaaaaggaaagtCGTTTACCACTTATAACTCTAGAACGTCTGAACGGATCTTAATGATTTAtgaattgtattaattgttCACTTGGATTATGTTAAAAACGAAATCttacaaaaaagtatatatcCAGGCGGAGACAAGGTGAATagctctatttattaaaaatgcatttgcATTATAAtcgtataattttacatataaaagtatgtGATATGGAAGACATTCACGATATTcgattgatttttcaatattaaaacgaaGCTCGTGTAAGCgctgaatgtttaaaatatctatattaataattgcacTTCAGAGCATTGTtagcattatgttatctgtagtaTTGTTTGACATTTCATACATCGCAAAAACTGCTTTAATTATAACAGTTTAGGAAAGGTTCAGTGCAACTTTTGAAAGCTGCGGTGGAAACTAAATTGAATGTGGCTGATGTCAAAGACAATATGAATAATGATATCAGAAAGacttaaatgtttaagtaGTGATTATTTAGAAATGTGGGTGAGATTATcgtaagataatataataacaaataacagttTGAAGTGGTGATTGTGAGGTATAATAGGATatggtaattttaatatgaaatttgttaaaagttATCTCGTTAATGGAAAGGAAGATTTTAGCATTGCGagcatagaaaaaaatacaggGTATACGAGTAATGTTGTTATTGGAGGTTGATCagatatgaaaaaaagatCTCGTATTACgtacttttttctttaacgTAAATAAAGTCCTAGTGTCCATATATATGTGATCTGATCAcaaataacgaaaaaatatgtatgtgttgTTATGCAGAAATGAACATAGTTATTTAGGTCgtttttcattacaattaataCTTTCAGTATCATTATGTAGCTGAAATTGTAACTCAATTTTCAGGAAAGTAAAGCAAATACAGGATCCAGTATATTTTTCCATCAATCATTACTATTCAAATCTGATGAAAACTTCTaccaacataaaaatatcagacatacaaaaagaaaacgtAAGACTATGATAAATTACATTTCGTATTTGGAATAATTGGTGTCTAGATTTAAGAGCTTTGCCGAAACTCTTGCttcattttctttgtttttacataatcCGATCGGCACGAATTCGACCTCTTACcacttacttattaattattaaacaacacTTCCTTCGTTttgaataaaagaataataaactaatataacaTCACATTTAAAGTTaagaatataacaatttaaacgaAGAGGAAGCAGTAAAATTGAAGATATTGCTTTGAATAAGCGATCGAGCTTGCAATAATCACGTGTGAGCGAAAAATAAACAGTCGCAGTTTCACAAGGTCATGTACGAAGCAGGAGGGACACGTGAatcatttatcttataatatttattatttctaaatcaacatataaatatatcgcaGAGCTCACCTTCCGCTAATATTCTTTCGTATTAGAATAATGCATTTCATCGTTATTAAACTAGATTTTCCAGACATATTACAATAAGATAttctatgtttatattttttaaaccgtGATATAATCCAATATTTACAATTCTGtttgtttatgttgttttatgaATTACAACTGAATTAAACACTGCTTGTAAATATTGCtttgctttatataatatgatattatttatttaggatgAAAAAATAGTTGTTTTTAAGAAAGACATAGAATATATGATATTGTTACGTTTTTATACTAAGTAATGTCGCtacgttttatgtattttcaggAATTTCTATCGACCATgacgaatatttttaaaatggcaAAATATTTTGGCATCCCCACATATGGGGGAGCATTTTCTCTCCTGGGAGCTATAGTGATGTTAGCAATGCTGTTGATTATGGAGATAGTCTCTATTTGGAAGCTGATACGAACATTAAACGGCTGGAATCTTAATCCAAATGGTTAATGCAATGTTTTTCCTTATAGATAGTTCTGCAGTTGTAGTCGTATTTTTGTAGGAAGAAAGCAAATAAGCAGTTGAAAAACCCAACAAAAATTCCAAGTATTCTAGAATGTTCTTATGGACGAAAGAAATAGATTATTGAGTTTTCTAAAAGTACTCttccacaatttttttaacaaaatagcGAGCTCGCTTTTAAGATGTGTCTGATTGTAAGTAAATTGAATCTCTTAattttccatataaattatCTAGGATAgcaatatcataaaaacaaactgttaattattaactgaaataaaaaaatagtaaccTGATGGTATAGTAAAACGATgggtgaaaataaaaaataaactacccCGGTAccaaacttattaaaataaattagtaatctAAATGAAAGAGCCAGTTTAGAAAAGGAAGAAATCAAAAAGTAATCCATTAGACAATGATTTAATACTATtgttataattgattaattattataaatttctatcGAGCCCCATCCCAGATATTGTGAAATTGGATCGAAATTTTATGGATTGTATTAGGGAAATGATTGTTTTGCAAGTGTTGCGAAATGTAAACCCAACTTCAAAacgaattttgtaatttacctTAGATGGGCCAAGAATCAGTTTTCATTACTCCGATCGGgttcacttttttattgagtttcatggaataaatttatgtaaaatataaagttaatataaaattggttttaacaaattttattagataaaatttttcacaaaatattgtttatgttaaaataccGCCTGACCACTTCGTTGGTACAATTTGAATAGATTGGGTAACTCCACTGTTGAAATGATTAGGAATTACTTCTCCGATGcataataggtatataactgtttattgtattataggCAGTGTAGTAGCTCGTCTATCTGGATCAATTTTCTATGGTAACGCCTTACTGTCCTTGATACTGTCCTGGAAGATTATAAGCAATTGGAAAACCCTGGTTTCGTTCTGGAAACGAAGTGAGAGGCTTGAATTAAACATACCTCCGGATAGACGGATCAGGGGAAGAGTTATATTTGTAAGCAGTTACGTCGCAATATGCGCTGCTGGTGAGTTTCTTTGTGAGAAATCTGAAGAGGatcaaagtttatatatattttagtacattAAATGTCTGTGGCTGCTTAAAAGAGAATATAAACCTAATACGTAATAAGCTACAAAAAATGGTTAATAGTTGTAAAGTTGTTTAGAGGAAATTCTATATACTGattctgtaataaatatagtgagTATCTTAAATAAAGGAACGGAAGAATGTTTGACAGAAAATAATGGAATAATGGTAAAGTTCTGTATTCTTATTCACGGCATGGTTAGACGAAATACTGAAGAGTAGGCAGACACTGATTTTTAACTCTTGGTTCCCGTAATTAGTGAAAACTTATTACCTATTATCTTGACTTCTGGATGATGTCTTGGAGAAAAAAACCCTTGACTTTTGTCAAAGCgacatcattatattttaatgggtTGACAGTTATGTGGAGAAGACAATAGGTGTTAATAGAACATGGATTTCTACGTAGAATATGGCAACATtttccataaattttaattatcttctaACATTGACAATGGACTGGACtaaaactatctttgtaccaaatttcatccaaatccaTTGTGGAGTTTAGGCATAAAGAAAGACgcacaaacagacagacaaagttAGTCAAGGCAGAATTAGTTAAAATCTGATATATACGCTAAGACGCTCGACGATACGCTACGTAAAAGCATGATTTGTAAgcaaattatattcttatctaTGACTAttctaaatatagatatataagtcTTTGATATGCAAAAAGGTCGAAAACTAAGTCCTATCTCGTTTATGTGTCAAGAGGCGCTAATTCTGATGCCTCTGCAAGCCCACAGACGTACCAATTATGGATCTAAACTTTTCACCGTGCTAAGTTTTACTTTGTGGTTCAGTGTAGCAAAGATGTGTTATTTGCAGTTGAGCACGCGTTAAGTATGGTGTCAGGAACAGGGCATGACTGTCCGCCGGAGGAATTCTTTGAGCGTTATATCTTGAGCTCACACGGATTTCTCTTGCAAAGAAGTAAGATATAAGTATACATGATttattcagttttagatataaCGTGATCTATTTTTACATAAGACAAAAATGTTTggtattttctatataatagtaataattaaataaaagcgataatctaatacataaaattctcgtgtcacagttttcgttgtcatactcctccgaaacggtttgaccgattttgatgaatttttttgtgcatatcgaGTAGGTCTCCGActcagccaacatctatttttcatacccttaAATGATGAGAGAAAGGCAAGTTGCCAGGccagctagtataaatatataattgtgttaAGAGGAAAGGGTTGACTTGGAATAGTTAGAGATACGACAATAACATAAGTCATTGTACCTAAAATATGTTAAGAAAGTCtattactaaatttaattataattataattaaaggtgAATATTCTCTGTGGGTTGCGATACCGATTTTCACTCTCAGCAAGTTGGCCACAGTGCTGTGGAACTTCCAAGAcctgattataattttaatcagcCTTGGCCTGACTTCGGAGTACAGCCGATTAAACCTTTTTGTTCAGCGCGTCGTTGTGTTTGAGACGAAAATGAAATATCACAACAGAGTAAGTCAACATTTCTATAacgcaaaattttatatatggatACTACGAAGATATTTGTTTAgtgaatataaagttttatcattgggatataacataaaatatgaattaaaaccatatcttttaatatacaaaattctgttgtatatgttttattttagaagctatgctgcattttttatataaaagataactGAAAGACAATTAATGtatgtaagtttttaataacgtAGTTGCGACAATTTTATGAAGCTTGGTAATTATGACTAGTCTATTGTCATAGAGAGCAAgctattgttattttctaGGTCATAAGTTTACCTCTGCGTGTGAAGATTTGGCGGAATCTCCGACAGGCGTACGTCCAACAGGCGGAGTTGGTGAGGAAAGTTGATCAGGAACTCGGAGGACTGATACTTCTCTCCAAtctaaacaatttgttttttatttgcttacaACTGTTCTTGGGGATAAGGTAAGAATGTAAAATAATCGTAATATTTCACtaacatcctactatcctatcctactaatattataaatgcgaaagtttgtaaggatgtgtgtgtgtttgttgctctttcacgcaaagactactgaaccgattgcaatgatttttggtacatatatagctggacaattggaataacatataggcaacttttatcccgatattcctacgggatacggacttacgcgggtgaaaccgcggggcgcagctagtcataatatatttgtatctttatatgatgaataaaatagataagaagataaaaaaacaaaagaaattttgttgtttaacGTCGTATTGTTGTTTAAGTTTTTTCTCCGTAATCAATAATTCAATCGCAACTATCCGCATAGTCCTCCATAAATCTTATATTGAAAGACACCAACTTTCCGAACTGACTTATAATTCTTCagaatttaaactttataataataaagttaggTAAGCGAATACGCTTGCTGATACTTCTTTATATTCTGACAACTATCTTTGGTTAAGCAGTTTAAGATCTTGTGtatagttttcaaataaatagtaatttttataaattggtaATTTCCCTGTCTTTGCCTCGAATACAGACACAGAATATACTTGCAGAAGCCATTCCATTTTATAGACAGCAGAAGATAAAAGAAAACTGAAATTAGCTTCTGATGTACCATAGATAACTTCTAAGTTTTACCAATACAAGGTTTAAGTATTTCTAAATTGATGcttaaacataacatttaatatgatgTTGAATAGATCTGTACGAGAAACATATAATGTttacatgtttaatttttaagtataataatttaaaattaaaaataaatttgtacgcTAATGGcggttttgtattttttttttaattgtgttttaaccCATAGAGTAAAATAATTGGCggaaaattttacttattccctaatttatgtaaataaatattattaaggcgTTCACTATTGAgagaatttttgttataacgaTACTAATTATGGCGGCAAATGGTAAATTACAAGAATTTAAGGTTATCTTTATTAGATAAAGCTACGAGTCtagatattcatttaatatctaGACTCGTAACTTTAATATAGCTATAACAAATAAGCAGGATCTAATAAGTAAAGTTTGGGGAAGTTAGAACGCTTTGAATTCCAGTACTTCTGATTTTGAATATATCCTAGAAACTAAACACTAATGCTTGTATTAAACTGTAGCAATGGTGCCATTTGATATAGACTTTTATGTTGGGCGGTATAATAATTCGATATAATGGgctttaaacataatattatgtcaaattGAATAAGTGGTAGtatgaataacaaataattggtTTAATTGCTTATTGATTCATTTACATCCTTATTAGAATCAAAATCAAACCCTCTGGGTTttagtatgtatgtttttataagttttcgCACAAAAAatactggactgattttaaaaattccttaACCGTTTGAAAGCTGCATTTTCActtgacataggctatataagtaccacagataaaaacCGGGGCGTACTGctggttttattaaaatttctgttatgtatgaatgtatgtaagtatgtatgaatattattttaaaacagcaactacagagtttcttgccggctcttctctgccTTCCGATCTGGTGGTAAAATTCcgaactgtgtaatatgacgattcaaaagtgcttctataagaagtctaattgaataaataaatgtttgagtttgagtttgagctAAGTATGTGTTTAGTCATGTGAGTG is a genomic window containing:
- the LOC119830590 gene encoding gustatory receptor for sugar taste 64a-like — protein: MISERLKCLSSDYLEMWEFLSTMTNIFKMAKYFGIPTYGGAFSLLGAIVMLAMLLIMEIVSIWKLIRTLNGWNLNPNGSVVARLSGSIFYGNALLSLILSWKIISNWKTLVSFWKRSERLELNIPPDRRIRGRVIFVSSYVAICAAVEHALSMVSGTGHDCPPEEFFERYILSSHGFLLQRSEYSLWVAIPIFTLSKLATVLWNFQDLIIILISLGLTSEYSRLNLFVQRVVVFETKMKYHNRVISLPLRVKIWRNLRQAYVQQAELVRKVDQELGGLILLSNLNNLFFICLQLFLGISVTKGSDINRIYYYFSLAWLLYRASGVVLAASDINIHSKRALPHLYSCVSGAYNIEIKRLKTQLENDDIALSGLGFFYLYRQKLLEVAAAVVKYELILLQFDKH